Within Sinorhizobium sp. RAC02, the genomic segment TTCGTGCTGCACACGGCCGATTCGTCCTTCCGCCGGCTTGACCAGGTGATCGAGCCGGATACGGCAGAACCGTCCGGACCGCTGAAATCGGGAAGTGCCGCCTCGCTGGTGCGCTGGGGCGAGCTTGGCCGCATGGGCCGTTCCTTCGTGGCAAGCGGCCCGACGGCGGCGGATATTGCTGCCTTCACCGGCAAGCCGGCTGTTGAGCCGCTGCGGGTCTATGCCGGCCTCAATGCCGCCGAGACGCCGGAGGCTCGGGCCAGGGTCGCGCTGGACGAGCTGATCCGCGTCGGCGGTTTCGAGCGCTCGACACTGCTGATCGTCATGCCGACCGGCACCGGCTGGGTCGATCCCGAGGGGATCGATACGGTCGAGTACCTGCATCATGGCGACATCGCCAGCGTCGCCATCCAGTATTCCTATCTCGCAAGCTGGCTCTCGCTGCTCGCCGAGCCGGACTACGGCGCGGAAGCGGCCCGCGCGCTCTTTCACGCCATCTACGGCCACTGGACGACGCTACCGAAGGAGAGCCGCCCCAAGCTCTATCTCTACGGCCTCAGCCTCGGGGCGCTGTCATCGGAGCAATCGGCGGAACTCTTCGAGGTGATCGGCGACCCCTATCAGGGCGCGCTGTGGGCCGGTCCGCCATTCCCGAGCCGGATCTGGCGCAAGATGACGGCGGATCGCAATCCCGGCACGCCAGCCTGGTTGCCGCGCTTCCGCGACGGCTCCTATGTGCGCTTCACCAGCCAGCGCAATGTGCTGCCGGAGGCGGGCGATCACTGGGGGCCGATGCGCATCGTCTACCTGCAATATGCCAGCGATCCGATCGTCTTCTACGATCCCTATTCCTTCTACCGTCAGCCATCCTGGATGGACGTGCCGCGCGGGCCGGATGTCTCGCCCGACTTCCAATGGTACCCGGTGGTCACCTTCCTGCAATTGACGCTGGATATGGCGATGGCGACGACGACGCCCATGGGATTGGGGCATGTCTATGCCGGCGAGCACTATATCGACCCGTGGATCGCGGTGACCGACGTCATGGACTGGAGTGCCGCGGACATTGCGCGGCTGAAGGAGAAGTTCCGCGCGGGGCGGTAAGTCCGGCTTCAGAGCGCCGGACCGTGCTGATAAAAAAATCTGCCCCTTGTCGGATCGGCGGCGTGATCCACGTCCTTGTCATGTCCAAACCAAGGAGGAGACGATCATGACCTATGTCGATGGATTTTTGCTCGCCGTGCCGAAGGCCAATGTCGAAGCCTACAAGGAGATGGCGCGCACGGCGGGTGCCGTCTGGAAGAAGCATGGCGCGATCGACTATGTCGAGTGCATCGGCGACGACGTGCCCTATGGCGAACTCACCTCGTTTCCGCGC encodes:
- a CDS encoding alpha/beta-hydrolase family protein; the protein is MLKRIAGFAGFSAAGLIVGTLLFAASLTPSLLPRTYVTQGLLSGVAMACGYGLGVLLAALWFWLELPEPKDRVRLGLKAIVGGACGLVALVFLWRTAEWQNSIRSLMHLPPIETAHPFYVGLIALAVFLVFLALGRLFALFVRLFASTSRRAAPRRLSYVIGTVLAATLFWTLADGLLVRFVLHTADSSFRRLDQVIEPDTAEPSGPLKSGSAASLVRWGELGRMGRSFVASGPTAADIAAFTGKPAVEPLRVYAGLNAAETPEARARVALDELIRVGGFERSTLLIVMPTGTGWVDPEGIDTVEYLHHGDIASVAIQYSYLASWLSLLAEPDYGAEAARALFHAIYGHWTTLPKESRPKLYLYGLSLGALSSEQSAELFEVIGDPYQGALWAGPPFPSRIWRKMTADRNPGTPAWLPRFRDGSYVRFTSQRNVLPEAGDHWGPMRIVYLQYASDPIVFYDPYSFYRQPSWMDVPRGPDVSPDFQWYPVVTFLQLTLDMAMATTTPMGLGHVYAGEHYIDPWIAVTDVMDWSAADIARLKEKFRAGR